Proteins encoded in a region of the Bacillus sp. T3 genome:
- the nagA gene encoding N-acetylglucosamine-6-phosphate deacetylase gives MIPKDNFILLKGIRVYSEGKIIEDGYIKIKNKKILELGSVESLIPENTMDFLIIDFPSVYQAIPGLIDVHIHGVNGADTMDGTSEALDTMVTSLPMEGTTSFLATTMTQSSEKIEQALKTVGNYIGKQPAQGCAEILGIHLEGPFVNTAMAGAQPLEHIIDPDLSLFKEWEKQANHQIKLVTLAPELPNCLELIAYLKKREIIASIGHTNASYEEVQNAIHVGASHVTHLFNQMRGLHHREPGTAGAALLLDELKCELIVDGVHLRPEMVKLAYKQKGSKGLVLITDAMRAKCLKNGQYDLGGQTVHVKDGKATLENGTLAGSILKLGQAVKNIVYFTGCSLQEAIEMASTNPAKELKVFDRKGSIAVGKDADIVILDEHLEVVMTFCRGVLSYKKEEF, from the coding sequence ATGATTCCAAAAGATAATTTTATTTTACTTAAGGGTATCCGTGTTTATTCAGAAGGAAAAATAATCGAAGATGGTTATATCAAAATAAAGAATAAAAAAATACTTGAGCTCGGTTCTGTTGAATCACTGATTCCAGAAAATACGATGGACTTCCTTATCATCGATTTCCCTTCAGTTTATCAAGCAATTCCCGGCCTAATTGATGTTCATATCCATGGGGTTAACGGAGCAGATACGATGGATGGTACAAGCGAAGCACTCGATACAATGGTTACCTCCCTTCCAATGGAGGGAACAACAAGCTTTTTAGCTACAACCATGACACAGTCTTCTGAAAAAATAGAGCAGGCCTTAAAAACAGTTGGGAACTATATAGGAAAGCAGCCTGCACAGGGCTGTGCTGAAATACTTGGGATCCACCTTGAAGGACCATTTGTAAACACTGCAATGGCTGGCGCTCAACCATTAGAGCATATTATCGATCCTGACCTTTCCCTTTTTAAGGAGTGGGAAAAGCAGGCTAATCATCAAATAAAGCTAGTAACATTAGCTCCCGAACTGCCAAACTGTCTTGAATTAATAGCTTATTTAAAGAAAAGAGAAATTATCGCGTCGATCGGTCATACTAATGCATCATATGAAGAAGTTCAAAATGCTATTCATGTCGGTGCGTCTCATGTAACTCACCTCTTTAATCAAATGCGTGGGCTACATCACCGGGAACCTGGTACAGCTGGTGCTGCATTGCTTCTCGATGAGTTAAAATGCGAGCTCATTGTCGACGGAGTTCATCTACGTCCTGAAATGGTCAAACTAGCTTATAAACAAAAAGGCAGTAAAGGATTAGTGTTAATTACAGATGCCATGCGCGCAAAATGTCTTAAAAATGGACAATATGATTTAGGGGGTCAGACGGTCCATGTTAAGGATGGGAAAGCAACACTTGAAAATGGAACTCTTGCCGGCAGTATCCTTAAATTAGGTCAGGCGGTAAAAAATATAGTGTACTTTACAGGCTGTTCTTTACAAGAAGCGATCGAAATGGCTTCAACGAATCCTGCCAAAGAACTAAAAGTATTTGATCGTAAAGGAAGTATTGCCGTTGGGAAGGATGCTGATATTGTCATTTTGGATGAACACCTTGAGGTGGTCATGACATTTTGTAGAGGCGTACTTTCATACAAAAAGGAGGAATTTTAA
- the nagB gene encoding glucosamine-6-phosphate deaminase, translated as MKIIQVKDYKQMSQKAAEYIIEKVCANPRIKLGLATGGTPIGTYQNLIIDHKKNGTSYHQVTTFNLDEYIGIAAENKNSYRYFMNTQLFNHINIKQVNTHIPRGDIKNVHEECNTFEDLIAELGGIDLQILGIGSNGHIGFNEPSTPFSSKTHIVNLTESTIQANARYFKKLEDVPKKAITMGISTIMKSKEILLLVSGENKRDAITQLLTQGINESFPASVLKNHPYVTMIADEAAVAGLKVHCY; from the coding sequence ATGAAAATCATACAAGTTAAAGACTATAAACAAATGAGTCAAAAGGCCGCTGAATATATTATAGAAAAAGTTTGCGCTAACCCACGGATCAAACTTGGACTAGCAACTGGTGGAACACCGATTGGCACTTATCAGAATTTAATTATCGATCATAAAAAGAATGGTACATCCTATCACCAGGTCACAACCTTTAATCTTGATGAGTATATAGGGATTGCAGCAGAAAACAAAAATAGTTACCGCTATTTCATGAACACGCAACTGTTCAATCATATCAATATTAAACAAGTCAATACCCACATTCCAAGGGGCGATATAAAGAATGTCCATGAGGAATGCAACACCTTTGAAGATTTAATTGCGGAGCTAGGAGGAATTGACCTCCAAATTTTAGGAATAGGCAGCAATGGTCATATCGGCTTTAATGAACCAAGCACCCCGTTTTCATCAAAAACGCATATTGTCAACTTAACTGAATCTACCATTCAAGCTAATGCAAGATATTTTAAAAAGCTTGAAGATGTTCCTAAGAAAGCAATCACAATGGGGATTTCTACCATTATGAAGAGCAAGGAAATCCTCCTGCTAGTATCCGGAGAAAATAAAAGAGATGCTATAACTCAGCTATTAACCCAGGGCATTAATGAAAGTTTTCCTGCTTCTGTCTTGAAAAACCATCCATATGTTACAATGATTGCAGATGAAGCGGCAGTTGCTGGTTTAAAGGTTCATTGTTATTAA
- a CDS encoding GntR family transcriptional regulator, producing the protein MIDKNSPIPLYYQLEEHIKDLIEKGELHPGDALPAEREYAEKYQISRMTVRQAFTKLVNEGYLHRLQGKGTFVSERKIEQTLQGLTSFTEDMKARGLEPGSKLVHFEIIPATSVIAKQLSIQEYGPVYEMKRIRLADGVPMALETNYISANLIKGLTEQIVNQSLYAYIENHLNLRIDYATQVIESSIASELEANNLQIKKGAPVMLIQRNTFLSDGTPVELVKSIYRADRYKFMIQMKR; encoded by the coding sequence ATGATAGATAAAAATTCCCCCATCCCACTTTATTATCAGCTTGAAGAACATATTAAAGACTTAATCGAAAAAGGTGAATTGCACCCTGGTGATGCTCTACCTGCTGAAAGAGAATATGCAGAAAAATATCAAATTAGTAGAATGACGGTTAGACAAGCCTTTACAAAGCTTGTAAATGAGGGTTATTTGCATCGTTTACAGGGAAAAGGAACCTTCGTATCTGAACGAAAAATAGAACAAACTCTACAAGGCTTAACAAGCTTCACTGAAGATATGAAAGCAAGGGGTTTGGAGCCAGGAAGTAAATTAGTTCATTTTGAAATTATTCCTGCCACAAGTGTGATTGCAAAACAACTTTCGATTCAAGAATATGGCCCTGTCTATGAAATGAAACGAATCCGCTTAGCTGATGGCGTTCCAATGGCACTAGAAACGAATTATATTTCAGCAAACCTGATTAAAGGACTGACAGAACAAATCGTAAATCAATCACTGTATGCCTACATTGAGAATCATTTGAATTTAAGAATTGATTATGCTACACAGGTAATTGAGTCCTCCATCGCAAGTGAACTTGAAGCAAATAACCTTCAGATCAAAAAAGGGGCGCCAGTGATGCTCATTCAGAGAAATACCTTTCTTTCTGACGGAACCCCAGTTGAGCTTGTAAAATCAATCTATCGAGCTGACCGTTACAAATTTATGATTCAGATGAAACGATAA
- a CDS encoding SIS domain-containing protein, whose product MFDVYFHKLHELLHTIEKNEKENIKTAALAVAKCIEQDGIVHVFGCGHSHLLGEELFYRAGGLAPINPILIDDLMLHKGAVRSSQLEKTNNLASQYIEEVRIEHRDVVIVASTSGRNPVPIDVAEYARAKGAFVIGITSLVYASSVSSRHKDEKFLAQVVNVVIDNHINVGDALMTVPNIDVPFGSGSTVVGIAIVNGIMVDAINMMVKNNFHPPVFKSGNADGAEEHNRLLIDRYKSRIPLLES is encoded by the coding sequence TTGTTTGATGTATATTTTCATAAACTCCATGAATTATTACACACCATCGAAAAAAATGAAAAAGAAAACATCAAAACAGCAGCACTAGCTGTTGCAAAATGTATTGAACAAGATGGAATTGTCCATGTTTTTGGCTGTGGACATTCCCATTTACTTGGGGAAGAACTATTTTACCGGGCAGGAGGACTTGCGCCAATTAATCCTATACTAATAGATGATTTAATGCTGCATAAAGGTGCTGTTCGATCTTCACAGCTTGAAAAAACGAACAATCTCGCTTCACAATATATTGAAGAAGTACGGATTGAACACCGGGATGTCGTTATTGTCGCCTCTACCTCAGGGCGGAATCCCGTACCTATTGACGTAGCCGAATATGCACGTGCTAAAGGGGCTTTTGTCATAGGGATTACCTCCCTCGTTTATGCAAGTAGCGTTTCCTCCCGCCATAAAGATGAGAAATTCCTTGCTCAAGTGGTGAATGTAGTGATCGATAATCATATTAATGTTGGTGATGCCCTGATGACGGTTCCTAACATAGATGTTCCATTTGGATCGGGTTCCACAGTTGTTGGTATTGCCATAGTGAATGGAATCATGGTAGATGCGATTAACATGATGGTAAAAAACAACTTTCACCCTCCAGTATTTAAAAGTGGTAATGCTGATGGGGCTGAAGAACATAATCGACTATTAATTGACCGCTATAAAAGCAGAATTCCCCTGCTTGAGTCTTAG
- a CDS encoding DEAD/DEAH box helicase, whose protein sequence is MVKKLMNPSMEAKHPTEKIKSNVHELMLRSKYNPATFVWGPPGTGKTYTLARVVANKYFQKKRILILAHSNQAVDVLLSEITSFIKKKDRFHLGDVLRYGGQSGEALTDHNEITTSQLIEKQDPMLALDRERLIEERRGLKYDLARSFSLRDSNALLELETKIARILEKVRQREVQFLKEAFIIGTTLAKAASDSAIYEKEYDLVILDEASQAYVPQIAFAAALAKRVIVCGDFKQLPPIASSRDPLVTKWMKEDVFHRAGVVASLNEEMLHPHLFLLKEQRRMHPDISSFTNQYIYHSLVGDHESVKKSRNKIVKQAPFPDQAAVLVDTSYTGLHCVSDRATNSRFNLWQLLISFQLIHESYVGGAKSIGYVTPFRAQATLMDLLLSELYESECIEADIIAATVHRFQGSERDVMIFDTVESPPQNRVGMLLTGKDSERLINVAITRTKGKFLHVSNYDYISRNVFRGKTLRQLVEHQVRNEQRITTKSIGSWILNQHERLRWLHARKLAPGLS, encoded by the coding sequence ATGGTCAAGAAATTAATGAATCCTTCTATGGAAGCGAAACATCCAACTGAAAAAATCAAAAGCAATGTTCATGAGCTAATGCTACGTTCAAAATATAATCCAGCAACCTTCGTGTGGGGACCTCCAGGTACAGGAAAAACATACACACTCGCTCGAGTTGTCGCAAATAAATACTTTCAAAAAAAGCGCATCCTAATTTTAGCCCATAGCAATCAGGCGGTTGACGTCCTACTCAGTGAAATTACTTCTTTTATTAAAAAGAAAGATCGATTTCACCTCGGTGATGTCCTTCGTTATGGCGGGCAATCAGGCGAAGCGCTGACTGATCATAATGAGATAACCACGAGCCAACTAATTGAGAAACAGGATCCGATGCTTGCTTTGGATAGAGAAAGGTTAATTGAAGAAAGACGAGGCCTGAAGTACGATTTAGCACGATCATTTAGTTTACGAGATTCCAATGCACTGCTGGAGTTGGAAACAAAGATTGCGAGAATCCTTGAAAAAGTACGCCAGCGAGAAGTGCAGTTTTTGAAAGAAGCTTTTATTATTGGTACGACTTTGGCAAAAGCAGCAAGTGATTCCGCGATATATGAAAAGGAATATGACCTTGTCATCCTTGATGAAGCAAGTCAAGCATATGTACCCCAAATTGCATTTGCGGCAGCATTGGCGAAAAGGGTAATTGTTTGTGGAGATTTCAAACAGTTACCTCCGATTGCATCAAGCCGCGACCCTCTAGTAACTAAATGGATGAAGGAGGATGTATTCCACAGAGCTGGTGTAGTCGCCTCATTAAATGAAGAAATGCTTCACCCACATTTATTCTTATTAAAGGAACAGCGGAGGATGCATCCTGATATTTCATCATTTACAAATCAATATATTTACCATTCCCTTGTAGGTGATCATGAAAGTGTAAAAAAAAGTAGAAATAAGATCGTTAAACAAGCTCCATTTCCAGATCAAGCAGCAGTGCTAGTGGATACGAGCTATACAGGCCTACACTGTGTTAGCGACCGAGCTACAAATTCAAGGTTTAATTTGTGGCAGTTGTTAATATCTTTTCAATTAATCCATGAATCATATGTTGGAGGTGCAAAATCGATTGGCTATGTCACACCTTTTAGGGCACAGGCTACTTTAATGGATCTTTTACTTTCTGAACTATATGAATCAGAATGTATTGAAGCCGATATTATTGCAGCTACCGTCCACCGATTTCAAGGAAGTGAACGTGACGTGATGATTTTTGATACAGTAGAAAGTCCTCCACAGAATCGTGTAGGTATGTTGTTAACGGGGAAAGATAGTGAACGTTTAATTAACGTTGCGATTACGAGAACAAAGGGAAAGTTTCTACATGTAAGTAATTACGATTATATATCACGGAATGTTTTTCGAGGAAAGACCCTCCGTCAGCTTGTTGAGCATCAAGTGAGAAACGAACAACGGATTACAACCAAAAGTATAGGTTCGTGGATTTTGAATCAGCACGAGAGGTTGAGATGGCTCCATGCCCGAAAACTCGCACCTGGCCTTTCATGA